A segment of the Desulfofundulus kuznetsovii DSM 6115 genome:
CACCACGCTGATTAACTGCCGGCCTTCCCGGCTGGCCGAGGCAACCAGGCACATACCCGCCTCACTGGTAGTGCCGGTTTTTACCCCGTCGGCCCCCTGGTAGCTCCACAGAAGGCGATTGGTATTGTGCAGGTGATATTCCCCCCAGGGAGGGTTTATAAAACCATGGTAGCGGGTAGACACCAGGGCCTTGAAGGTGGGATTTTTCAGGGCATACCTGGTCAACAGGGCCAGATCATAAGCCGATGATACATGACCCCGGGCGGGCAAGCCATGGGGATTGCAGAAATGGCTGTGGCAGGCGCCCAGTTCCCGGGCCTTTTCGTTCATAAGAAAAACAAAATTCCCTTCACTGCCGGCGATATGTTCGGCAATGGCCACACAGGCGTCATTTCCTGAACGCAGGAGGGCCCCGTACAGGAGTTGTTCCAGGGTAAGGCGCTGGCCGGGGAACAGGTGCATGCTACTCTCCCCTACCGCTGCCGCCCGGGGGCTCACTGTCACCACCTGATTCAGCCGGCCCCCTTCGATGGCCAGCAGGGCGGTGAGAATCTTGGTGGTGCTGGCCGGCGGCCTGGGCTGGTGGGCATTTTTAGCGAAGAGAACCTGCCCGGTGGAAGCCTCCATAAGCACCGCCGCATCGGCAGTCACCCGGGGAGGGTCCTGCCCGCTAAGAGAGGAAACGGGTAATTCCCCCAAATTTAAAAACACCGGGAGAGCGGGCTGGGACCCGGCGGCCAGCGCCACGGGAATATTGAATCCCCCAAGATATCCCACCAAAAGGAGCAAAGAAAAAATCAACCGGGAAAGCACGACTTTTTCACCTCTAACTCCAGTATGTCCAAGCTCTAAGCTTCCCGGTTTGAGAACAGTTTATGTTTTGTGTAGATACGTCGCAAAACCAGAAACCAAACGGGCGGCGGTCGTCCCTTAAGGAGCGACATTGCGGAGGGCCGGATACGAAACACGGCGCAGCCGAGGTTAGCGAACCGGCAGCGCGAATCGCGCTGGTAGCAGTATCGATATAATGATTGGGCTACTTAGGCTATAACTTTTTATGAGGAAAGTAAACTTCCGGCGCATATGCAGCGCTGCCAGGTTCGCTCCGAGGCAAGCCGATGTTTCGTCCGGCCCGCAGCACGGAGCGACGGGGGACGACCGCCGCCCCGGGTAGTTATGCGACAGTATCGTGTGTGTAAATATCGGTAAAACGGCGCCGCATCCAGCTGGGTTCACAGGCTACTGATCATCCTCCAGGTGGCGCAGCAACTGGGACACGGTTACCAAACGGTAGCCGCGGGACTTTAATTCTTTAATGATTACCGGCAGCGCTTCTGTTGTAGGAGCCGTGGGATGCATCAGCACAATCGCTCCATTATGGACCTTTTCCAGAACCCGGTTGCTGATCACCTGGGGTTCGGGACGCTGCCAGTCCACGGTGTCCACACTCCACAGGATGGTCCGGTACCCCGCTTCCCTGGCTGCCTGGAGCACTGACTGGCCGTGTTCGCCGTAAGGAGGAGCAAATAATTTCGGGCGCTCCCCGGTTATTTTCACCAGCACCTCCTCCGCCCGGCGGATGTCCTGTAAATTACCGCTTACTGAAAGCTGGTCCGGGTGGGGATGGGCATAGCCGTGACTACCAATTTCGTGCCCCTTTTGGTGGATCGTCCGGGTCAACACCGGAAATTGTTCCGCCCACTGCCCGCCAATAAAAAAGGTGGCTTTTACACCTTCCCTTTCCAAAATATCCAACATTTGGGGCAGGTACTCTTCCCCCCAAAACACATTTACTGTGAGGGCAATTTCCTTTTCCCGGCTGCTGCCCTGGTAAACGGGTTGCGACTGTACCGGCAACGCCTGCAGGGAGAGGTTATACCAGTATCCCCAGGCCAGGAGGGAAAAACTAAGCATCAGGAGCAAAAAGCCCCGTAACAATCGCTGACGGCTAAAAAAATAAACGCGCATCCCAGCCACCCTTTCCCGGTTCATCACCACATTTGTATGCCGGGAAAGGGCTCTGTATCGCCTCTTTTTTTCCTCAAATTACGCCGTCACACGACGCCACACCCCGCCAGTAACAATAATAAAACCCCTCCACGAAATAAACCATGGTAGGGGAGTTTGTTATTTTTAGTTTAGTGGCGGCCCTGGCGACCCTTGGGACGCCGGTGATGAGGTGCTGCCTCCCTGGGTTCCGGGGGCAGGGCTTCCTTGCGGGAAAGCTTCAAACGCCCCTGGTTGTCAAACCCGATGGCTTTCACCACAATGGTGTCTCCCTCTTTTACCACATCTTCCACCCGGTTCACCCGGTGGTGGGCCAGGTGGGAAATATGCACCAGTCCCTCTTTGCCCGGCATCCCAAATACACCGGGTACCACTTCCACAAAAGCACCAAAGTCGGTGACCCTGGTTACTTTACCGGTGTAAATCTCGCCGACCACCACATCTTTGGTAATATTTTCAATGATCTCCAGGGCCCGTTTGGCCGCCGCGGGATCTACAGCCGCGATATAAACCCGGCCGTCGTCTTCAATATCGATCTCCACGCCCGTCTCATCGATAATTTTCTTGATCACCTTGCCGCCCGGACCGATGACTTCGCGGATCTTGTCGGGATCGATAACAGTATGAATAATTCGGGGCGCATAGGGTGATAATTCCGGTCTGGGTGCAGGAATAACCTCCAGGATCTTGTTTAAAATATACAGGCGTCCCTCCCGGGCCTGGGCCAGCGCCTTTTCGAGAATATCCGCACTTATGCCGGGAATTTTGATGTCCATTTGCAGGGCGGTAATTCCCCTGGCCGTGCCGGCCACCTTGAAATCCATATCCCCCAGATGGTCTTCGATACCCTGAATATCGGTGAGGATGGCAACCCTGTCCTCCTCCTTAACCAGTCCCATAGCCACACCGGCCACCGGTGCTTTAATGGGGATGCCCGCATCCATCAGGGCCACGCAACTTCCGCACACGCTCCCCATGGAGGTGGAACCGTTGGAAGAAAGAACCTCGGAAACCAGGCGGATGGTGTAGGGGAAAGTATCCTCGCCGGGAATCACCGGCTCTAACGCCCGTTCCGCCAGGGCGCCGTGACCAATTTCCCGCCGCCCGGGGGAACGCATGGGCCGTGTTTCCCCGGTGCTGTAGGGGGGGAAGTTATAATGGTGCATAAACCGTTTGGCTTCCTCAATACCCAGATCGTCTAAAATCTGTTCATCGGAAATGGCGCCCAGGGTGACCACCGAAAGCACCTGCGTCTGCCCCCGGGTGAAAAGTCCTGAGCCGTGGGTGCGGGGCAGAATCCCTGCCTCTACACTGATAGGCCGTATTTCATCTAAAGCGCGCCCGTCAATGCGAACTCCTTCCTCCAGGATGAAACGGCGCACGATCTTTTTCTCTACCGCCTCAATGACGGCCAGGATGGATTGTTCCTGCTCGGGGAAGGTTTCCCGGAAGGATTCCACCAGTTTAGCCTTTACTTCATCCAGGAATGCTTCCCGGGCCTGTTTGTCCAGCCGCCGCTCAATGCACTGCCGCACGGCCGCCGTCAGTTCCTCAGCGGCCGGCCCGCTAACCGCCTCTTCTACCTGGGGATCCACCTGAGCCAGGACGGGGGTGATCTTCTCTTTGGCCAGGCCGAGGGCCAGGGCTTCTTCCCGGAAATTCTCGATGAACTCAACTATTTCTTTCACTTTTTCGTGCCCAAAGGTAATTCCCCCTAATATCTGGTCTTCGGGCACCTCCTTGGCACCGGCTTCAACCATCATCACCGCGTCACGTGTTCCGGCCACCACCAGGTGCATTAAACTTTTTTCCGCCTGAGCCAGCGTGGGGTTGATCACATATTCCCCATCCACCAGCCCCACAATCACACCGCCAATGGGGCCTTGAAATGGAATTTCACTGATGTGCAGGGCGGCGGATGCTCCGATCATGGCGGCTATTTCA
Coding sequences within it:
- a CDS encoding D-alanyl-D-alanine carboxypeptidase family protein, translating into MLLLVGYLGGFNIPVALAAGSQPALPVFLNLGELPVSSLSGQDPPRVTADAAVLMEASTGQVLFAKNAHQPRPPASTTKILTALLAIEGGRLNQVVTVSPRAAAVGESSMHLFPGQRLTLEQLLYGALLRSGNDACVAIAEHIAGSEGNFVFLMNEKARELGACHSHFCNPHGLPARGHVSSAYDLALLTRYALKNPTFKALVSTRYHGFINPPWGEYHLHNTNRLLWSYQGADGVKTGTTSEAGMCLVASASREGRQLISVVLHSDDRYGDTMALLDYGFTCFKNMTLAREGQACRSIPVTGGVVSTVPLVSEGTLAVAVPVHRSPAVEKRFNAPAVLTAPLPKALPVGTLDVWVEGEPVARARLLTGRSVERLPAYKLWWKKLRAMPPGVNAP
- a CDS encoding polysaccharide deacetylase family protein, producing the protein MRVYFFSRQRLLRGFLLLMLSFSLLAWGYWYNLSLQALPVQSQPVYQGSSREKEIALTVNVFWGEEYLPQMLDILEREGVKATFFIGGQWAEQFPVLTRTIHQKGHEIGSHGYAHPHPDQLSVSGNLQDIRRAEEVLVKITGERPKLFAPPYGEHGQSVLQAAREAGYRTILWSVDTVDWQRPEPQVISNRVLEKVHNGAIVLMHPTAPTTEALPVIIKELKSRGYRLVTVSQLLRHLEDDQ
- a CDS encoding polyribonucleotide nucleotidyltransferase, with amino-acid sequence MSEKPILIKEIEIGGRCLKLETGRVAGQAGGAVLVRYGDTVVLVTATMSKTVREGIDFFPLTVDYEERLYAVGKIPGGFIKREGRPSEKAILSGRLIDRPIRPLFPKGCRNEVQVVATILSVDQDNAPEIAAMIGASAALHISEIPFQGPIGGVIVGLVDGEYVINPTLAQAEKSLMHLVVAGTRDAVMMVEAGAKEVPEDQILGGITFGHEKVKEIVEFIENFREEALALGLAKEKITPVLAQVDPQVEEAVSGPAAEELTAAVRQCIERRLDKQAREAFLDEVKAKLVESFRETFPEQEQSILAVIEAVEKKIVRRFILEEGVRIDGRALDEIRPISVEAGILPRTHGSGLFTRGQTQVLSVVTLGAISDEQILDDLGIEEAKRFMHHYNFPPYSTGETRPMRSPGRREIGHGALAERALEPVIPGEDTFPYTIRLVSEVLSSNGSTSMGSVCGSCVALMDAGIPIKAPVAGVAMGLVKEEDRVAILTDIQGIEDHLGDMDFKVAGTARGITALQMDIKIPGISADILEKALAQAREGRLYILNKILEVIPAPRPELSPYAPRIIHTVIDPDKIREVIGPGGKVIKKIIDETGVEIDIEDDGRVYIAAVDPAAAKRALEIIENITKDVVVGEIYTGKVTRVTDFGAFVEVVPGVFGMPGKEGLVHISHLAHHRVNRVEDVVKEGDTIVVKAIGFDNQGRLKLSRKEALPPEPREAAPHHRRPKGRQGRH